A stretch of the Camarhynchus parvulus chromosome 4, STF_HiC, whole genome shotgun sequence genome encodes the following:
- the FGFR3 gene encoding fibroblast growth factor receptor 3 isoform X6, with translation MSEAGGAAAAALPRRRSGGMRAAWGSVWCLCLAAAVGGMPAARRQGGGKAAARSGGQPAEYLRSETAFLEELVFGNGDTIELSCNTQGSSVSVFWFKDGIGIAPTNRTHIGQKLLKIINVSYDDSGLYSCKPRHSNEVLGNFTVRVTDSPSSGDDEDDDDESEDTGVPFWTRPDKMEKKLLAVPAANTVRFRCPAGGNPTPSIYWLKNGKEFKGEHRIGGIKLRHQQWSLVMESVVPSDRGNYTCVVENKYGNIRHTYQLDVLERSPHRPILQAGLPANQTVVVGSNVEFHCKVYSDAQPHIQWLKHVEVNGSKYGPDGTPYVTVLKTAGVNTTDKELEILYLRNVTFEDAGEYTCLAGNSIGFSHHSAWLTVLPAEELMEMDDSGSVYTGILSYGTGFFFLLLVLVVVIVWRMKTPNKKAMNTPTVQKVSKFPLKRQVSLESNSSMNSNTPLVRITRLSSSDGPMLANVSELELPPDPKWELTRSRLTLGKPLGEGCFGQVVMAEAIGIDKDKPNKAITVAVKMLKDDATDKDLSDLVSEMEMMKMIGKHKNIINLLGACTQDGPLYVLVEYASKGNLREYLRARRPPGMDYSFDTCKLPEEQLTFKDLVSCAYQVARGMEYLASQKCIHRDLAARNVLVTEDNVMKIADFGLARDVHNIDYYKKTTNGRLPVKWMAPEALFDRVYTHQSDVWSFGVLLWEIFTLGGSPYPGIPVEELFKLLKEGHRMDKPANCTHDLYMIMRECWHAVPSQRPTFKQLVEDLDRVLTVTSTDEYLDLSVPFEQYSPAGQDTHSTCSSGDDSVFAHDLLPDEPCLPKHPPCNGVIRT, from the exons AATACTTGAGGAGCGAGACCGCCTTTCTGGAAGAGTTGGTGTTTGGAAATGGAGATACCATTGAACTTTCCTGCAACACCCAAGGCTCttctgtgtctgttttctggtttaaagatGGTATTGGAATTGCACCTACCAACAGAACTCATATTGGGCAAAAACTGTTGAAGATAATCAATGTGTCATATGATGACTCGGGGCTGTACAGTTGCAAGCCAAGGCATTCCAATGAGGTCCTGGGAAACTTTACAGTTAGAGTTACAG ATTCCCCTTCGTCAGGTGATGATGAGGATGACGATGATGAGTCAGAAGATACAG GTGTCCCCTTCTGGACCCGGCCAGATAAGATGGAGAAGAAGCTGCTGGCAGTTCCCGCCGCCAACACCGTTCGCTTCCGATGCCCGGCGGGTGGAAACCCAACCCCTTCCATCTACTGGCTGAAAAATGGCAAGGAGTTCAAAGGGGAGCACAGGATTGGGGGCATTAAG ctgcGACACCAGCAGTGGAGCCTGGTGATGGAGAGCGTTGTGCCGTCAGACCGAGGGAACTACACCTGCGTCGTGGAGAACAAATATGGCAACATTAGGCACACCTACCAGCTCGATGTGCTAG aaaggtCACCCCACCGACCAATCCTGCAAGCAGGGCTCCCTGCCAACCAGACTGTGGTGGTGGGGAGCAATGTGGAATTTCACTGCAAGGTCTACAGCGATGCCCAGCCTCACATCCAGTGGCTGAAACACGTGGAAGTCAATGGCAGCAAATACGGACCCGATGGAACCCCGTATGTCACAGTGCTGAAG acGGCAGGTGTTAACACAACGGATAAGGAGCTAGAGATTCTGTACTTGCGAAATGTTACTTTTGAGGATGCTGGGGAGTATACTTGTCTCGCAGGGAATTCTATTGGGTTCTCACATCACTCTGCTTGGCTGACGGTGCTACCAG CCGAGGAGCTCATGGAGATGGATGATTCGGGCTCAGTGTACACTGGCATTCTCAGTTATGGCActggctttttcttccttctcctggtGCTGGTCGTGGTGATTGTCTGGAGGATGAAAACGCCAAACAAAAAGGCCATGAACACCCCCACTGTTCAAAAAGTCTCCAAATTTCCACTCAAGAGACAG GTGTCGCTGGAGTCCAACTCTTCCATGAATTCCAACACGCCCCTGGTCCGGATCACGCGCCTCTCCTCCAGCGATGGGCCCATGCTGGCCAACGTCTCTGAGCTGGAACTACCTCCAGATCCCAAGTGGGAATTGACACGGTCTCG cctgaccttggggAAGCCGCTTGGTGAGGGCTGTTTTGGCCAAGTGGTGATGGCAGAAGCAATTGGGATTGATAAGGACAAGCCAAACAAGGCCATCACAGTTGCTGTCAAGATGCTGAAAG ATGATGCAACAGACAAAGACCTTTCTGACCTGGTCTCTGAGATGGAAATGATGAAAATGATTGGGAAGCACAAAAACATTATTAACCTCCTCGGGGCCTGCACACAGGATG GACCACTCTACGTGTTGGTGGAATATGCGTCAAAGGGGAACTTGCGGGAATACCTCAGGGCACGGCGCCCACCTGGCATGGACTATTCCTTTGACACCTGCAAGctgcctgaggagcagctgacgTTTAAGGACCTGGTTTCCTGTGCCTACCAGGTGGCACGGGGCATGGAGTACTTGGCATCTCAGAAG TGCATTCATCGCGACTTGGCAGCCAGGAACGTGTTAGTCACTGAAGATAATGTGATGAAAATTGCTGATTTTGGCCTCGCTAGAGACGTTCACAACATTGACTATTACAAGAAAACCACCAAT GGTCGGCTGCCTGTGAAATGGATGGCTCCAGAAGCCTTGTTTGACCGGGTCTACACTCACCAGAGCGATGT CTGGTCTTTTGGAGTGCTACTATGGGAGATCTTCACTTTGGGAGGGTCTCCATACCCAGGAATTCCCGTTGAGGAACTCTTCAAGCTCTTGAAGGAAGGCCATCGGATGGACAAACCTGCAAACTGCACCCATGATTT GTACATGATCATGCGGGAGTGCTGGCACGCCGTCCCCTCGCAGCGACCCACCTTCAAGCAGCTGGTGGAAGACCTGGACAGGGTCCTCACTGTGACATCCACCGAT GAGTACCTGGACCTCTCGGTGCCCTTCGAGCAGTACTCGCCGGCCGGGCAGGACACCCACAGCACCTGCTCCTCAGGGGATGACTCGGTCTTTGCACATGACCTGCTGCCTGatgagccctgcctgcccaagCACCCGCCCTGCAACGGCGTCATCCGGACGTGA
- the FGFR3 gene encoding fibroblast growth factor receptor 3 isoform X5, whose protein sequence is MSEAGGAAAAALPRRRSGGMRAAWGSVWCLCLAAAVGGMPAARRQGGGKAAARSGGQPAEYLRSETAFLEELVFGNGDTIELSCNTQGSSVSVFWFKDGIGIAPTNRTHIGQKLLKIINVSYDDSGLYSCKPRHSNEVLGNFTVRVTDSPSSGDDEDDDDESEDTGVPFWTRPDKMEKKLLAVPAANTVRFRCPAGGNPTPSIYWLKNGKEFKGEHRIGGIKLRHQQWSLVMESVVPSDRGNYTCVVENKYGNIRHTYQLDVLERSPHRPILQAGLPANQTVVVGSNVEFHCKVYSDAQPHIQWLKHVEVNGSKYGPDGTPYVTVLKTAGVNTTDKELEILYLRNVTFEDAGEYTCLAGNSIGFSHHSAWLTVLPAEELMEMDDSGSVYTGILSYGTGFFFLLLVLVVVIVWRMKTPNKKAMNTPTVQKVSKFPLKRQQVSLESNSSMNSNTPLVRITRLSSSDGPMLANVSELELPPDPKWELTRSRLTLGKPLGEGCFGQVVMAEAIGIDKDKPNKAITVAVKMLKDDATDKDLSDLVSEMEMMKMIGKHKNIINLLGACTQDGPLYVLVEYASKGNLREYLRARRPPGMDYSFDTCKLPEEQLTFKDLVSCAYQVARGMEYLASQKCIHRDLAARNVLVTEDNVMKIADFGLARDVHNIDYYKKTTNGRLPVKWMAPEALFDRVYTHQSDVWSFGVLLWEIFTLGGSPYPGIPVEELFKLLKEGHRMDKPANCTHDLYMIMRECWHAVPSQRPTFKQLVEDLDRVLTVTSTDEYLDLSVPFEQYSPAGQDTHSTCSSGDDSVFAHDLLPDEPCLPKHPPCNGVIRT, encoded by the exons AATACTTGAGGAGCGAGACCGCCTTTCTGGAAGAGTTGGTGTTTGGAAATGGAGATACCATTGAACTTTCCTGCAACACCCAAGGCTCttctgtgtctgttttctggtttaaagatGGTATTGGAATTGCACCTACCAACAGAACTCATATTGGGCAAAAACTGTTGAAGATAATCAATGTGTCATATGATGACTCGGGGCTGTACAGTTGCAAGCCAAGGCATTCCAATGAGGTCCTGGGAAACTTTACAGTTAGAGTTACAG ATTCCCCTTCGTCAGGTGATGATGAGGATGACGATGATGAGTCAGAAGATACAG GTGTCCCCTTCTGGACCCGGCCAGATAAGATGGAGAAGAAGCTGCTGGCAGTTCCCGCCGCCAACACCGTTCGCTTCCGATGCCCGGCGGGTGGAAACCCAACCCCTTCCATCTACTGGCTGAAAAATGGCAAGGAGTTCAAAGGGGAGCACAGGATTGGGGGCATTAAG ctgcGACACCAGCAGTGGAGCCTGGTGATGGAGAGCGTTGTGCCGTCAGACCGAGGGAACTACACCTGCGTCGTGGAGAACAAATATGGCAACATTAGGCACACCTACCAGCTCGATGTGCTAG aaaggtCACCCCACCGACCAATCCTGCAAGCAGGGCTCCCTGCCAACCAGACTGTGGTGGTGGGGAGCAATGTGGAATTTCACTGCAAGGTCTACAGCGATGCCCAGCCTCACATCCAGTGGCTGAAACACGTGGAAGTCAATGGCAGCAAATACGGACCCGATGGAACCCCGTATGTCACAGTGCTGAAG acGGCAGGTGTTAACACAACGGATAAGGAGCTAGAGATTCTGTACTTGCGAAATGTTACTTTTGAGGATGCTGGGGAGTATACTTGTCTCGCAGGGAATTCTATTGGGTTCTCACATCACTCTGCTTGGCTGACGGTGCTACCAG CCGAGGAGCTCATGGAGATGGATGATTCGGGCTCAGTGTACACTGGCATTCTCAGTTATGGCActggctttttcttccttctcctggtGCTGGTCGTGGTGATTGTCTGGAGGATGAAAACGCCAAACAAAAAGGCCATGAACACCCCCACTGTTCAAAAAGTCTCCAAATTTCCACTCAAGAGACAG CAGGTGTCGCTGGAGTCCAACTCTTCCATGAATTCCAACACGCCCCTGGTCCGGATCACGCGCCTCTCCTCCAGCGATGGGCCCATGCTGGCCAACGTCTCTGAGCTGGAACTACCTCCAGATCCCAAGTGGGAATTGACACGGTCTCG cctgaccttggggAAGCCGCTTGGTGAGGGCTGTTTTGGCCAAGTGGTGATGGCAGAAGCAATTGGGATTGATAAGGACAAGCCAAACAAGGCCATCACAGTTGCTGTCAAGATGCTGAAAG ATGATGCAACAGACAAAGACCTTTCTGACCTGGTCTCTGAGATGGAAATGATGAAAATGATTGGGAAGCACAAAAACATTATTAACCTCCTCGGGGCCTGCACACAGGATG GACCACTCTACGTGTTGGTGGAATATGCGTCAAAGGGGAACTTGCGGGAATACCTCAGGGCACGGCGCCCACCTGGCATGGACTATTCCTTTGACACCTGCAAGctgcctgaggagcagctgacgTTTAAGGACCTGGTTTCCTGTGCCTACCAGGTGGCACGGGGCATGGAGTACTTGGCATCTCAGAAG TGCATTCATCGCGACTTGGCAGCCAGGAACGTGTTAGTCACTGAAGATAATGTGATGAAAATTGCTGATTTTGGCCTCGCTAGAGACGTTCACAACATTGACTATTACAAGAAAACCACCAAT GGTCGGCTGCCTGTGAAATGGATGGCTCCAGAAGCCTTGTTTGACCGGGTCTACACTCACCAGAGCGATGT CTGGTCTTTTGGAGTGCTACTATGGGAGATCTTCACTTTGGGAGGGTCTCCATACCCAGGAATTCCCGTTGAGGAACTCTTCAAGCTCTTGAAGGAAGGCCATCGGATGGACAAACCTGCAAACTGCACCCATGATTT GTACATGATCATGCGGGAGTGCTGGCACGCCGTCCCCTCGCAGCGACCCACCTTCAAGCAGCTGGTGGAAGACCTGGACAGGGTCCTCACTGTGACATCCACCGAT GAGTACCTGGACCTCTCGGTGCCCTTCGAGCAGTACTCGCCGGCCGGGCAGGACACCCACAGCACCTGCTCCTCAGGGGATGACTCGGTCTTTGCACATGACCTGCTGCCTGatgagccctgcctgcccaagCACCCGCCCTGCAACGGCGTCATCCGGACGTGA